Below is a genomic region from Raphanus sativus cultivar WK10039 chromosome 4, ASM80110v3, whole genome shotgun sequence.
TCTAGtaagaaattaatttaaatctaaaataaatagtaaatatagtataattttattattaattatatactaaaaatgatCTATTATTGTTCCCCGAAAATAGGAAACCACAATCCCACATAAAACGTGAACTAATCAGTTAAAATGTAAGAAAGATTTTCTATAACTGTTTCACTTCAGCAAAGCATATTTTCTTATGTCAATATTCTCCTCGTCTCCTTTTCTTCTTGTATCTTTTAcagtttcttaaattttttacaGAGCTTAAAATTTGTTGTTTTTGGTTATTTCGATCAAAAACAGATTTCCACAAGATCAAGAATTGTATGAGTCACgatgataattttgtttctttttatgaaGGGGTTTAAAGATTGCTGAAGTTTTGCTAATCAAAGGACTCTGATTAAACTTTTGAGAGgtactattttcttttctttctctactttcaaatgtttttgaaaattacaagttcttaaacaaaattgtttatgGGCTTAATGACCATTCTTTGTTAGGATCAAAATCATTCGCAGATATATGAGGAGATGACAACATTGAATGAAAATATGGAGGAAGATAGAGATTGAAGATGAAAAAAGAAGATACAAGGaatgagagaaaagaaaaaaaatctggatATAACTACTAGTATTTTTGTTTGTATCTCTGCATTCTTCATGTTTTTCTTTCATGACTAGAAGTAATTTGTTTAACTTTCtataatctgttttttttttctctttttcttgcgtacattatattttcaatggaaaataaaaaattgttacagaataatattttatttatatgtgtttCCTAAGCTACAAATGATACTGATATTTAAAACAATAactataaatatgataattattaaagtgctttttaataaattaatttcttcaattattaattaataatttattaactaAATCAGTTATTTGAATTGATGTCAATACTAACATCATTAGAAAAATTGATGTAATTGTTTATATCACTTTTTTACAATTGATATATATtgatatcatttaaaataattgatgaaaatatttaacatttttacatcaattatttataaactgatgtaaattatttgcatcagcactttcagagtcatttatttaagtgatgcaaaactattttacatcatttataactaatgcaaaaaaataaaataaatgatgctAACTGACTCTTTTTTTGTAGTGGTTGTACACCAATTGCCAACTCTTGTTATCGATGTAATAGAAATAAGTATTCTCAATTTCAACAATGTTTGAAGTTCTATAGACAGAGGATGTGATGGATACATTTCATTTTTCTGTTTTGGCTTACAAACATAGTCCTAATCCACAATTGCTCCATTGATAACTAGTATGATATATCATCATTCCATAAGAGCATTTTCAAagtaaaattctattttttttattctactaCATAATGGAATaatgaataaacaaacaaataaattattttatttatgaagtaaaatTCCATTACATAACGAGATATGAAGTTATGTTTGAACAtttcttactttatattttattttattctattttaaaataaaaaatggagttgAGTTGTAGATATCTTAAGAAGGTCAAAGATTAACTATCAATAATTTTGAAAGATATCTTTTATTAGAATGATGAAACTCAAGCtctgaaagttaaaaaaacctGGTAGTTACATATTAAATGAGTTGAActtgacacacacacacaaatacTGCTTCACTTGGTTCAAAAATGACCAAGATAGCTAATGGGAAGTTTGCACGGCCAATGTCCTTGTCAGTTTGAATTAATTCGATTTAAAAATTCCCAAGTGAATGAGTTATGGTTGTTACAACACCTCTTTCTAGCGTTGATGGAGTGCAATTATCCCTTTGTGGAAGATAAGCAAATAgtctacaaaacaaaaaaacgaatAAATCTGGACTATTGTTTGCATTTCACATGATAGAGAAACTTCCCAGCCATCTTAATTAGGCCTTCTTGATAACtgtaaataattttcaatttttgcCAAAATAATTGCAAACTGAAGTCTGCTATTTATGAAAGCAAAGGTTAAAAAGACAATGGATGGTTGATATGGAAGACATAAATGTAAGGAAAGAATTCTATTCAATGGACTGCTCCTCGCTGGCCTCTCTCATATCACAAATccttctttaattttatttgttttagcatcaaacatttaaaatttctttGCATACTAACAAATTGATATCTCAGTTTTGCTTTTCTACACGAATCTTGGTCAGCATATTTTCTGTTCTCTTTCAAAGCAACGAGTAATGTTTACATTTGCTTTCTTTAGAACCTTAATAACCGCTGACAGATGAATGCAAGTTATAACCTAATAATCAAGATTTAAAATGGGCACTGAATCTCTAAGTGAAATTAATATAACCAGTTaacgcaaaaaaaaagtttgggttATTAGATTAGAATTTGAATATAATTATATCTGTATTGCGTGATATTGACAATTATTTggtgtaaattttttaaagttatacTTATATCAGAAATCCACATGTcgaatatattaataaaacaaatcgTGTGTATGGTGTGGTAGCGGGGACCAAAACTAGAAACAACATAACTCTAATGGCCTAGTTTGAAATGTTTTCGAATTTCACATGTGGGTGTCAAGACAAGAtaatgtcaaatatatatatatatatatatatatttattatatatacacaatttATAGAATTCATAATTCTAATTTGAAGAGAGTACtatgtatttgaaatagaaaaaaatgtttataaaaaataaaaataaataaataatgatgtATGTGGAGACAGAAATAGATCTGAATAAGAAGAAACATGCAACGAATTAAAAAGAACTCACATGCCTTCTCTATCTCTTCTATCATTTACAAGTGGTCCTCAAATCTTCGTCCACTTTTCGATTACTATTGCTTTACCCTAATTTGGATATTCCTCTATATGTCTATTACTTTGTTCTACGTATCTTTTTAATTAGTTCGAACTGAAAAGTATTTCGAGAAATATATACACCCAGATAGTAGAATCAACATCGCGAACAAAAGTTTCAGTAGAGGTAAcatcaccaaaaaaaattatctctcgctctctctttctctctttaatGCCTTGCTCGAGACCAGTCACGCGTTAACTTACAGTGCCATCGGAGACAAGATCAAAAGCAGGTAACATCAAAGTTTATTTGtagaaaatatgattaaaactttcaagaacttattcaatcaattttttattCGATTTTTCTTTATTGTTAAGCTTCGTTGTTATTCAACTCATAATCTATAATGATAatacattgtatatatatataggtgtgtgtgtgtattgTCTACTTGTCCTACTTTTTAGTAACATCTGTAAAACTTATCAAAATTTATCACTATTCTATTCACTATTTAAATTACCTCAAAGTTTTGAGTTTTGGATCCGTAACATTTAGTATCCAAAATTTAATttgcgtttataaaatatattgtattatttatagattatgaattttatttagaaaatggAAAACAAATTCTCTGTTAGAAATGATTGTCTCtaacaatttgaaaaaaaaaaaattatgataaatcTCGATATATTGTTTcaataaatagttaaaatacaTAATAGAAAGGTATACATCAATAAAATGCATGTACAAACAAGTTAACGTGCCATGACATTCCACTGCTGAAGAAGCTAGCAAGATTCGTTTTAACGTACACATGTCTCTCCATTATTCCAATAATCCAAAACCCTAAAGCATATGGAAATGGTAAGAACAAATTTTCTTCTTTCGTTTGTGGCAATAGATTACTGGCGAttttacatgtatttatattcTAGAATGTTTCTATATAGTTTGAAGATAGGTTTAATGGTTTGAAAGCTTTGAGCACtcatatcatttattaatatcTGAATTAAAAGTATAGTAAAGTCTGTAAAATGTATGTTTACTGTCTCCATCAAATGGAGATTTGAAttagaaacataaaaatagCCTTTGACTTTTTTCAAGAAAATCTAAACCAAATAATGATCAATCCAAAAAATGATCAAGACAGTCTATAGGTAAAGTATATAAGTCTTATAATTAGGGGTTTGTAGTGAGTATAGTACCTAATCTGTAGGTAAACTTAGGCGCATGTATATGTGAAAGCAAGGAAGTTAAGGATGAAAACAGAATAAATTTAATTGTGATACACATATAATGAATTCAGAATTTaacaacaaatttaaatttagatgtAAAGGGCCTCAGCGTAATGGATATGAATGTGAATGCCTCAAGTAGTGGGTCACGAAAGTGAAATGTCACGGTGGCTTGTGCCCTAGTCGAAGTTCAAGATCAGGCTCATCCAGTGATGTTCTTTTAGTCTCTTTCATCGAGCCAACGCTCTCCTCATCTCCTTTCGAGTAATCTATAAGCCGAGGAGGAACCTCTACCGGCGAATTCAATACCGAAAAGTCAAGGTTGCTCGAAGGAAACGAAGTCGAACCATAAAAATTAACCGTATCACTGGAATGACCAAACATGCTATTAGGGTTTTGCAATTGGTAGAAGTGGGACAAACCTTCAATGTTACTCGCCGTGGATTGGATTATAAGCGTCGCCGTCGGCAGAACACAAGAATTGAGAAACGCTTTCTTACCGCCTCTGCTGCGGCCACCGCTTCTAGCAGCAGCTGCAGCCGTAGGACCTTGATGAGCCTTAGAGGCACGGTCACGGCGGTGGACATTCATGTGACCGCCTAAGGCTTGAGCAGAACGGAACTCACGGCGGCAGAAATTGCAAGTGTAAGATCTTGGAGGCCAAGTGGTACCAGAAATGTTCCCTTTAGTGTCCTGCTCGAAGGCTTTGACTTCCCAagattcatcatcatcctccAATCTTTCAACTTTACTAGGGTTCCACATCCATGCACCTCCGTACATTAAAGGTTGAGTTTCTAAGAGAAATCTTAATAGAGAAGGTGgagaatatataataagaagaagaagatggggttgataaataattatataaaaataaatatagagaTGGACCCGAAATATATGCCATTTATCTTTATCATTTTTCAGTAAGTGAAAAAAGTATTTGGAACCGTTTCAAATTGCTCTGAGAGTAAGAGATACACTCTGTTGCTCAAAAAAGAGAGCAATAGATACACAATTAATCAGCActtttaaatttacaaattgTAGCCTACAAAAAAAACCACTAAACTTCAAAAGCtgcaacataatatatattacattcaTTACAGAAATATTTTTCGTAACCATATGTTAggaattttaaaaagttatgattttctattaacttataaatatatatagctaCTTTGCAAAACTTACATTTACGACTTTAGGTCCTACGAATATAACTCTATGATATTAATCTTCAGCTGTGTTCATCTCATATATGATATGCCTTCACTCGTGGTGGTttgtaataaattttacattaggTCCCAGATTGTTATGCATTTAACATAGTACATCATTACAGAAAAGTGTAAATTATAAATAAGTGAAGatttaaagagaaaaagttGGTTGTGACTTTGATGTCCTATGTAAGGTTAAGACAAAGTTTGATTGCTTTAAGTGGTGAGGCAAAGATCTTAGCTTTGCGTGTGATCACTACTAAGATTCTCTTGTTACAATCTGACAGATGACCTGTGTAGCTTTGCACGGTCACATTATCACCATATCTTGTAGATAATTATCCTACAAATGGTGACCGACAAGGCTACAAAATGTACATTTTACACATGTATGgtgtataacattttaaaaaataactttcattacttttatttagaaaaaaaaaatctttattttcttatgtCAAAGGGAAAGACTGTTCAATTTAAAATCTCTGAAtactataaacaaataaattttggagaaaaagttaggaaaaaagaaaaacagaagagCTGAAAGTGATGGGTTTTAATGTCCGAAAGATGAATGCCATATAAAGTTAAGGGGTACTATCGTTGGGAATTTAGTTAGATCTCAACTACATCACACTGAAAACGCGACTTAGTTCTCCTTAGGGAAAAAGACGTACACAATCGTTGAGAAATATTGGCCCAAATAAATATCACTATGGATCCTTGCGTTTGCTTTAAATGGGCCATTAAACAAGTAGTTTAGGCCTTCTCTCTGTATAGAAGAACCATTTTGTTGAAGTAAATCCTTAAGAAAATTTAAGCAAAAACTTAAGAATCTGTTCCCACGTAGAACAACCCTTGTTCCGACGAGAAAGCCAGACAGTACCAAGAAGAACGCTTACCGAGCTTAATCCTTTTTTTTGGGCAAACCGAGCTTAACGTTATatacaaatttcaaataaaatatcatcATGTGTAAGTGCCTAAGTGGATATATAcattatgatatattttggaATACGTCCACCAAAGTTATACGAACGGTCTACAAGTTCGTAcgtatatgtatgtatattagcatatatatgtttttaaaagttttttgaaGTTGAGAATAAAGGAAAGATAGATTAAGGGAGAAGCAAAGGATGACGTTTTGCCAGCGAAGCTTTTGGTAGCAAAGAGAATCCTTTTGCAGGTATCAAACGACCGCTTCACCCGGACGACGACCTTCCTGTGGCCGCCCATCACATCTAACATTACTATttcattttttgtatttatatgaaatatatgcgatggaaaaagaaaaataagtatGAAGTAATGTAATATAACATTTTTCAACatattatttaagaatttaATTATACAGTAAAACTAATATGACGAATTCATATTTGAGAATAACATTGGATAATTTATCTATGAATTATTGAAGGAAGTAAAAGGATATAATCAAATCCagtcataaatttatttatttattttaaatagagCTCCTCTTCATTTTATCTTcagtcatattttttttgagaGAGAAGTCTTAAAAGATTTGGGACAAGGTTAAATTAAGAATGCTTTCGTTTTTACTACTTTGTCCTCTAAATTTGATTTCTATTAAGAATGCTTTCGTTTTTACTACTTTATCAgtcaaaatgttaaaaatttatcataaaACATTAGGTAAGTGGACAGCTCAACGACTACACTTATCCTAGAAGTTCTGTCAGATCTTAACCTAAAATTTCATGAGAATACATATACCTCACAAAGGGAGCCACAACTCCTTTTTACTATCCATTGAGAGAACCGTGCCTTATCTCTTGGCAAGACAGACCGAACCTTGCTAGtttctctatctttttttttttaacaccaaaCTGAAATTAATAACTAGTTTCTTCTATCTAATCCTGGATTCTCATCAGACCATTTCCAACCTTATAGGCACCagtcactacaaaaaaagttcACATTCATAGCACAATATTATAACTCGTTTTACTAAACTGCTATCGTAGATGAGTATAAAATTTCCGAACTCTATAACAGCATTACCTAAAtgctataaaataattttagtaagCGGGAACCTAAAATCATGTTTCTTCCATACACTTACTGAAAATCACAACCGTTCCCTCTCCCATCTCTCTTATCTCTCGTTTTccctctctcttatctctcatTTTCCCTCTTTCTCCTATAAccctaagaaaaaaaatcctcGTCAATCACCACAACCCTCTCTCTTCGATTCACAAATAATCAACCAAGATTCAAGTCTGTCTCGGCCATGATGAATATGCTTGGAGCAACATACATAGATGGTTTAATCCCTATCATCAATGACATCATCATATTTCTCAGATCCAGAGTCTGATTCAGATATCATCAACGAACTTGTTCATATCAACCTCTGAATCAGGCGTAATCCATCTCGACGACTATGTAATCTCCAAATTCATCATCTCCCCTCCCACTCCACGACCTTGCTTCATCCTCGTCTTCTTCGTCGCCACTCAACTCCACAGCAATACCGAGCTCAGTCTCCAAGAGTTTCGCCGCGAGTTCAACCACGTCCCCGCTTCTTTCCTCGCTAACAACAACTTATCCGACATAGATATGCTCTTATTCTGCGAAATTGACTTTTCTCAGTCCCAGTCTTCGCTTGATCCAAAGCAAAACTAACTCCGTCTCCAAGAGCTTTGCCGCTGAGTTCGTCGTTGATGGAGGTGGTCTCATCGTCAACCGATTTGCAGACTGGCCTAGAAAAGGAGATAACTGTGTTATGATCTGTTTCAGTTATGATAGAACTGTTTCTGGTTCAGGACTTGTTGTAATCTATCTTGAATCTTATGTTTGATGTGTGTGCTTTCTTTGATACTGATATCTAGTTGTCTTGTTTATGGTTTATGTAGGTGGTGATTCTAGGCAGTGGCCTCTGGTCTCCAAAATACAAAGCATCTGTACAAATGCAGAGCAGTGGCCTCTAACCTTCAAATACAGAGCATCTGTTACGTAGGTAAGCTGTTTAGCATGAGAGTTGCAGATCCTTAAACTAGGAAAAAGAAGAATGAGAATTGCAGTTTCTACAGTGGTTGATGAAGACAATATGTTGGTGTTGGAAACTGACAGCAATTCTCTCGCTCAGTTCCTCTGTCCCTTTAGCTAAAGGATTCTACttcttttgattatttgttgCCGTGCATCTAACCTGCAGTAGGCGGATTAAGCTCTAAGAGAAAGGCTACTCTTTAGAAGTCATTGTACTCTGTATTTCCACAACACAAGAGCTCATCTCACAACAACTACAAAAATGGCCATACGATGAAGCTCATAAACTATTTAAAGGGCATTATTTTTTAACCGATAAAGTCCCTAGACTTAGCTTTGGTGTATGTATATTTTggatgatatataaaataatgaatgttttatatgaaatataaatttttgtttgtagaTCAAATTGTAATGAATAGATGATAATTAGAGTTGTGttataaaatattctatatatcgtcatatatttttcataattgtattagatttaaaaatcatcatttgtaacaaaataattgtatttaatttatatgtttgagTGTAAAATTAAAGGATACAAATGATGATTAGAgctttgttataaaatatttatatataatagtttaggggttttatatgttttgtgtGATGGTTTTATATAGAGTTTGATGtaattcaaaccctaaaccataaaagTTAACCCCAAACCTTATATCATActtcaaactctaaaccctaaatgactaaattacaaaattcaaaaatttaaattgtacTCTAAATTCAAACACATACACtataattataaactataaaaacagagtataaattttaaacttaattcaAACATATGCACTATATAAACTACATACGCCAAACACCAAACTCTATGTCAAATCCTATTCTTCAAATTTACGCTCAAACTTTAAATACCTTTTGAGTAATTCTGAATCTTTTTCGTTTGAAGAAAATCataagttatatattataattgatatttgattattttccaACTAAAACGTgtgattattaaaattaataatcatcGCAGAGTACagcaaagaaaatataaacaaattaaagagGAAAAGTTTAGACagctgttaaaaaaaaaaaaagagtctaGACCAATGGGATAAGTCGATTTAGAGTGGTGAGGATAGCTAAAGTATTGTTCTCCACCGTCGATAGATTTCAATCCAACGGATATAGTTATTCACTTCTTTTTCATTATCCTTTTTTCTCCTTGTTTCTCATAGATgtgaaactaaaattttaatttatcacGATCTTTTCCTCTGTAATATTCTTCTCCTCTGCGAAACCCCTCGGCTCGTCACCACCATCGCCGTCCGACACCACCACTACAACCACCACGGTtcgaactctctctctctctccctctatctatctatctatctatctatctatctctctctctctttctttcgaactcattttgtttgttttagggTTGGCGTGCTTCCGTGGAGATTGAATTTTAATggtcatctctctctctctctctgttttaatCTGATTTTTTGTGCTGGTAAAGGTGGAGGTCGTGAGCAGAGTGACCGTGAGAAGAGTGGTCATGAGCAGAGTTGCCGTGAGAAGAGTGGTCGTGGGCAGAGAAGACGTCTCAAGCTTGCCCCTCACGGTCGTCGTCGATATTACCGGAGATGGAGACAGAATGGAGGAAGACATCCAGAAGAAAGAGGCTAAGGAGGAGGGAGGCGGTAGCAGAGAGATTAGGTTTAGAGTTAATTAGGGTCTGGCTAATTAGGTTTAGATTTTGgttaattagtttttggtttaGTGTGTTCTGgtttgcttatatatatattttttaattctgGTTTAGCTttgtaaaacaaattttatttgtaagttgattttaattaataaaataatttaattttaattttaaaatttggataaattttacttttaatttatattataattcaattgtgtaaattaaatatataaaattttattattttacagtgctataaataaaaaatataatagcaATATACAATTGCTATTGTACAAAGATCTATTATAGCACGAAATATAAATGGATAATCAATTTGTAGTAAAAAAATAGTGTTATAGTTAAATCAATAATATCATCCAAGTATTGCTATAATATCTATACATTTCGTAGCGTCAATAAAAAATGCTATCGTAGAAAGGGTACCTATGATGGCTGCCGATGACATAGCATAACAGAAAACGCTATGAAAGCTCTACTGTAGCATTTTTCGTGAGCTAAGGATgtacatatttcttgtagtgagtaCAACCTTCGTTAAGCTCGAATTAATTCGTGCACTTCATAATTTTATACAATGGTTCTCTATTTATGAGCCCCATTGCAACAAATTATGCTGTCACTTTTGTTTAATTAAGTTCAAATATTATGTAATGCCCGTTATAtaacattttcttgtttttccaTTTCGCCAAGCCATTAGACATTTGTTAATTCAGTAACTAGTACGTGCTTTATCATTTCGCTTTATGTATAAGACCAATCGGTCCATTAATGTAATGTATTTATCATAAACAATGACTCGGTGGGTGTAAATGACATCCTTCAGAATTATTCAATCGATTAGTACCCACTTTATActaaactagatcatgacccgctcgatcgagcgggagtcaaatttttttttatctttgtttgtactaaatgttatacatgattgcaatgtatattaatataaaattttgataaataaaaatgtgtactaatgtgtttaaataagcaatatgtttaattactaaatttgatttttaaaatttataataacgtaaagtaattttttatatattatctaaaatatatagtgctatatattttgtatcttcaacatttatcatacaaaacttacattggagtattatttatatgaagatatgtgtaacataatatatttatattatataaacatatctacgattttcgcAAAGACCATGTGCACCCGCacaggttttatttttaaaatgtattatatattgtttagttttatgtagtatcgagtttgtataattcaattttgtgtttaaagaacaatatcaaaattgtctttcgtatgtaaaaaaacactttgcaagcgcgagttgtgtctttttattgtaacacaaaatttgatatacaacttatgcttttgtacattacgaaatttaattttttaaaataattattacataatttcaaagtgaattttatctctgaaatctaaaatattttgtgtgtaatggttcaaagcattttcgatatatattatatttcagtttggtttgtttttagtattattgtataagtatNNNNNNNNNNNNNNNNNNNNNNNNNNNNNNNNNNNNNNNNNNNNNNNNNNNNNNNNNNNNNNNNNNNNNNNNNNNNNNNNNNNNNNNNNNNNNNNNNNNNatatattatatttcagtttggtttgtttttagtattattgtataagtataatactatacaatattactttattctatac
It encodes:
- the LOC108852474 gene encoding probable transcriptional regulator RABBIT EARS, producing the protein MYGGAWMWNPSKVERLEDDDESWEVKAFEQDTKGNISGTTWPPRSYTCNFCRREFRSAQALGGHMNVHRRDRASKAHQGPTAAAAARSGGRSRGGKKAFLNSCVLPTATLIIQSTASNIEGLSHFYQLQNPNSMFGHSSDTVNFYGSTSFPSSNLDFSVLNSPVEVPPRLIDYSKGDEESVGSMKETKRTSLDEPDLELRLGHKPP